A genomic window from Punica granatum isolate Tunisia-2019 chromosome 2, ASM765513v2, whole genome shotgun sequence includes:
- the LOC116196768 gene encoding uncharacterized protein LOC116196768 — translation MLQTRTASVVLALFLIFAHRSDAIYPWRIRKLPRILADIEPAEGVSPAPSPSSVLGGTKGSGKEADPTGREGCLGSSEACHVKDLSACLLYAGSAPKEAFLVLQNSGEIPLNVNIVFLPANITSDKIQLAKKNITKVNLTAKVQGSSSIVLNAGNGDCVVQLKSSTAGGSFYKNFPYASQVSPIHGVYLFFAAVLVIGGVWACCKFGKKERHVDGVPYQELEMGRTEADSTLAVDIETADGWDESWDDDWGDEIREVKPPPSKKRVGNGSPNGHKSKSSNKDGWEDNWDD, via the exons ATGTTGCAGACTCGGACCGCTTCGGTGGTCCTTGCGTTGTTCTTGATTTTCGCCCACCGGTCCGATGCTATTTATCCTTGGAGGatccgaaaactgcccagaaTTCTCGCGGACATCGAACCTGCAGAG GGTGTTTCTCCGGCACCAAGTCCCAGTTCGGTTTTGGGTGGAACCAAGGGCTCGGGAAAGGAGGCTGACCCGACTGGTAGAGAGGGGTGCTTGGGGTCATCAGAGGCCTGCCATGTCAAGGACTTGAGTGCCTGCTTGCTTTATGCTGGGAGTG CGCCGAAGGAAGCGTTTCTTGTTCTCCAAAACAGTGGGGAAATTCCTCTAAATGTGAATATCGTTTTCTTACCAGCAAACATTACTTCTGATAAGATCCAATTAGCCAAAAAAAACATCACAAAG GTCAATCTCACAGCGAAGGTTCAAGGAAGTTCTTCCATTGTGTTGAATGCTGGAAATGGGGATTGTGTGGTTCAACTGAAATCTTCCACAGCAGGAGGCAGCTTTTATAAGAATTTCCCTTATGCCTCGCAAGTCTCACCCATTCATGGAGTCTACCTCTTCTTTGCTGCAGTTCTTGTCATTGGAGGAGTGTGGGCTTGTTGCAAGTTTGGGAAGAAAGAAAGGCATGTTGATGGTGTCCCATACCAGGAGCTCGAGATGGGGCGGACTGAGGCAGATTCGACCTTGGCTGTTGATATAGAAACGGCCGATGGATGGGATGAGAGTTGGGATGATGATTGGGGTGACGAGATAAGGGAGGTCAAGCCCCCTCCAAGTAAAAAACGGGTAGGGAATGGATCGCCAAATGGCCATAAGTCAAAGTCCTCCAACAAAGATGGATGGGAAGACAATTGGGATGATTAA
- the LOC116196711 gene encoding probable LRR receptor-like serine/threonine-protein kinase IRK — translation MLNMRRLLVLLCFLSLAPLLVKPLNPSLNDDVLGLIVFKADVQDPKGKLASWDEDEDIACGWEGVKCNPRSNRVVELNLDGFSLSGHLGRGLLQLQSLRKLSLANNNLTGSINPNIARLDNLRVLDLSGNSLSGTIPDEFFQQCSSLRSISMADNKFSGKIPESLGSCSTLASVDLSFNQFSGSLPAGIWSLSALRMLDLSGNSLEGEIPEGIEGMKNLRALNLKGNRITGSIPGGIGSCLLLRSIDLSENSFSGSLPGTLQQLTLCHNLDLHGNALSGEIPESIGQIEALETLDLSANAFSGKLPSSLGNLVSLQVLNVSGNSLVGPLPVSLGSLKNLQVAGFSQNSFTGDLPHWIFKSSFQKLRALDLSSNSFSGQIQSDIGDFTGLQFLNMSNNSLTGPVPTSIGRLKTMDVLDLSDNWLNGSIPSEIAGATSLKELRLQRNELAGNIPASIEKCSSLTTLILSQNHLGGPIPSSMSKLGNLQIVDLSYNSLSGTLPKQLANLAHLITFNISHNQLQGQLPLGGFFNIISSSSVGGNPSLCGSPLNRSCPGVLPKPIVLNPNSTVDSTPGSLPPPLGHKRIILSISALIAIGAAAVIVIGVIAITVLNLRVRSISVSRSAAALTLSGAVDELFSGSPGTDANSGKLVMFSSMDPDFSTGAHALLNKDCELGRGGFGAVYRTVLRDGHPIAIKKLTVSSLVKSQDEFEREVRKLGKVRHSNLVALEGYYWTPSLQLLISEFVSGGSLYKHLHEASGGNANSSLSWNDRFNIILGTAKGLAHLHQMNIIHYNIKSSNVLLDSFSGEPKVADFGLARLLPMLDRYVLSSKIQSALGYMAPEFACRTVKITEKCDVYGFGVLALEIVTGKRPVEYMEDDVVVLCEMVRGALEEGRVEECVDKALNDSYPPEEAIPVMKLGLICTSQVPSNRPDMAEVVNILELIRCPSEGQEELV, via the exons ATGCTGAACATGAGGAGGCTGCTCGTTCTGCTCTGTTTCCTTTCCCTAGCTCCGCTTCTGGTGAAGCCCTTGAACCCTTCTTTGAATGACGATGTCTTGGGGCTGATCGTGTTCAAGGCCGATGTTCAAGATCCCAAGGGAAAGCTCGCATCTTGGGACGAAGACGAAGACATCGCTTGCGGTTGGGAGGGCGTGAAGTGCAACCCCAGATCCAATCGGGTCGTCGAGCTCAACCTCGACGGTTTCTCCCTGTCCGGCCACCTCGGGCGGGGTCTTCTGCAGCTCCAATCCCTTCGGAAACTTTCCCTCGCGAACAATAATCTTACCGGAAGCATAAACCCCAACATTGCTCGGCTCGATAACTTGAGGGTTCTTGACTTGAGCGGGAACAGCCTTTCGGGGACTATTCCCGATGAGTTCTTTCAACAATGTAGCTCTTTAAGGTCGATATCTATGGCAGACAACAAGTTCTCCGGCAAGATACCGGAGAGCTTGGGCTCATGCTCGACACTTGCTTCTGTTGACTTGTCCTTCAACCAGTTCTCGGGTTCTCTGCCTGCAGGGATATGGTCTCTGAGCGCCCTTAGGATGCTCGATTTGTCTGGGAACTCTTTGGAGGGTGAGATTCCTGAAGGTATTGAGGGCATGAAGAATCTGAGAGCCCTCAATTTGAAGGGAAATCGAATAACCGGATCTATCCCTGGTGGGATTGGGAGCTGTTTGCTCTTACGGTCGATCGATTTGAGCGAGAATTCTTTCTCTGGTAGCCTCCCTGGAACACTGCAGCAGCTTACGCTATGTCATAATCTTGATTTACACGGGAATGCTCTTTCAGGGGAGATTCCCGAGTCTATCGGTCAAATTGAAGCTCTGGAGACCTTGGATCTCTCGGCTAATGCATTTTCCGGGAAGCTTCCGAGTTCACTCGGAAATTTGGTGTCTTTACAAGTGCTGAACGTTTCTGGGAATAGTCTTGTTGGTCCTCTGCCTGTATCCCTGGGCAGTCTCAAGAACCTTCAAGTGGCAGGTTTTAGTCAGAACTCCTTCACCGGAGACCTTCCCCACTGGATTTTTAAGAGCTCGTTCCAAAAGCTTCGGGCATTGGATCTGTCCTCGAATTCTTTCTCAGGTCAAATTCAGTCTGATATCGGAGATTTTACCGGCCTTCAGTTCTTGAACATGTCCAATAACTCCCTAACGGGTCCTGTTCCTACGAGTATTGGGAGGTTGAAGACCATGGATGTCCTCGATTTGAGTGATAATTGGCTGAATGGAAGCATCCCTTCTGAGATAGCAGGGGCTACTTCTCTGAAGGAACTGCGGCTGCAAAGGAATGAACTGGCCGGAAATATTCCGGCTTCAATTGAGAAGTGCTCTTCTCTAACTACTCT AATTCTGTCACAGAACCACCTCGGTGGACCAATTCCTTCATCCATGTCAAAGCTCGGAAATCTCCAAATTGTCGACCTTTCATATAACAGCCTTTCCGGGACACTGCCCAAGCAACTCGCCAATCTTGCGCACCTCATCACCTTCAATATCTCCCACAACCAATTACAGGGCCAACTCCCTCTTGGCGGATTCTTCAACATAATATCCTCTTCATCCGTCGGCGGAAACCCATCTCTTTGTGGGTCCCCTCTGAACAGATCTTGCCCCGGAGTGCTTCCCAAACCCATTGTCCTGAACCCAAACTCCACTGTGGATTCAACTCCCGGATCCTTGCCTCCTCCTCTTGGCCACAAGAGAATAATCCTCAGCATATCAGCCCTTATTGCTATTGGAGCTGCTGCTGTCATTGTTATCGGGGTTATAGCAATCACCGTCCTCAACCTCCGTGTCCGGTCTATATCAGTCTCCCGCTCTGCTGCTGCCCTTACGTTATCTGGTGCTGTTGATGAATTATTCAGTGGGTCCCCCGGCACGGATGCTAACTCCGGGAAGCTAGTGATGTTCTCCTCGATGGACCCCGACTTCAGCACTGGAGCTCATGCCCTCCTCAACAAGGACTGCGAGCTCGGGCGGGGTGGTTTTGGGGCTGTTTACAGGACAGTTCTCCGAGATGGTCACCCCATTGCGATCAAGAAGCTCACGGTCTCAAGCCTTGTGAAGTCCCAGGATGAATTTGAGAGGGAAGTTAGGAAGCTAGGGAAGGTCAGGCACTCTAATCTTGTGGCTCTTGAGGGTTATTACTGGACCCCTTCCTTGCAGCTCCTCATATCGGAGTTTGTATCCGGCGGAAGTCTATACAAGCACCTCCATGAAGCTTCAGGTGGGAATGCAAATTCCTCTCTCTCGTGGAATGACAGGTTCAATATTATTCTCGGGACGGCCAAAGGGTTGGCTCACTTGCACCAGATGAACATTATCCACTACAACATTAAGTCAAGCAATGTACTTCTAGATAGCTTCTCAGGTGAGCCCAAAGTGGCTGATTTTGGCCTTGCAAGGCTGCTCCCAATGTTAGACCGGTATGTTCTCAGCAGCAAGATACAGAGTGCATTGGGGTACATGGCCCCAGAATTTGCCTGCCGAACAGTGAAGATAACTGAGAAATGTGATGTCTACGGGTTCGGTGTGCTAGCATTGGAGATTGTTACTGGGAAGAGGCCCGTAGAGTACATGGAAGATGACGTCGTCGTTTTATGTGAGATGGTGAGAGGGGCCCTCGAGGAAGGGCGAGTCGAGGAATGTGTGGATAAGGCACTAAATGATAGTTACCCTCCCGAAGAGGCGATCCCCGTGATGAAACTGGGTCTTATCTGTACGTCCCAGGTACCCTCGAACCGTCCCGATATGGCTGAGGTAGTTAATATTTTGGAGTTGATTAGGTGCCCTTCTGAAGGACAGGAGGAACTTGTGTAA
- the LOC116196856 gene encoding two-component response regulator ARR17-like, whose translation MNLGGSFDGSSSSSCSSRLNSKSEHGGDSRPHILAVDDNLLDRKLIEKLLLNSSCKVTTAENGLRALELLGLRDDQPNCSATGSKVNMIITDYCMPGMTGYELLKKIKGSSILKEVPVVIMSSENVPTRINKCLEEGAQMFILKPLKQSDVKKLRCLIY comes from the exons ATGAACCTTGGAGGGAGCTTCGatggttcttcttcttcctcttgctcGTCGAGGTTGAACTCAAAGTCCGAGCACGGAGGAGACTCCCGGCCCCATATTCTGGCCGTGGACGACAACCTCCTCGACCGCAAGCTCATCGAGAAGCTCCTCCTCAACTCCTCCTGCAAAG TGACGACGGCAGAGAATGGGCTCAGAGCATTGGAGTTGCTGGGCTTGAGGGATGACCAGCCCAACTGTTCGGCAACG GGTTCAAAGGTAAATATGATCATCACGGATTATTGCATGCCCGGAATGACAGGTTACGAGCTCCTAAAAAAGATCAAG GGTTCATCGATTCTAAAGGAGGTTCCAGTTGTAATCATGTCATCCGAGAACGTCCCAACTCGTATCAACAA GTGTTTGGAGGAGGGAGCTCAGATGTTCATACTGAAGCCTCTGAAGCAGTCGGATGTGAAGAAGCTGAGATGCCTCATCTACTGA